The proteins below are encoded in one region of Caldanaerovirga acetigignens:
- the dapB gene encoding 4-hydroxy-tetrahydrodipicolinate reductase — MIKIILNGARGKMGKTIAELVKSQEDVEIIAGVDVVGERGDFPIYDSIFKIDEKADVIVDFSNPQAFDNLLSYALARRIPLVMGTTGLVESHRLKLQDAAKTIPVFYSQNMSLGVFLMVMLSQKLARVLSDFDVEIVERHHNQKIDAPSGTAIMLAEAIQEVRSGAEFVYSRVDKRKKRDKNEIGIHSIRAGNLVGEHRVIFGGEDETIEISHLVTSRKVLAAGALKAAKFIVEKAPGYYTMKDLVDSLSC, encoded by the coding sequence ATGATAAAAATTATTTTAAACGGGGCACGGGGGAAAATGGGAAAAACCATAGCGGAATTAGTAAAATCCCAGGAAGACGTGGAAATAATTGCGGGTGTCGACGTTGTCGGGGAAAGGGGTGATTTTCCCATTTACGACAGCATATTCAAAATAGATGAAAAAGCCGACGTAATAGTGGATTTTTCCAATCCCCAGGCCTTTGACAATTTATTGAGTTATGCACTGGCGCGCCGCATTCCGCTGGTGATGGGGACCACAGGCTTAGTAGAAAGTCATAGGCTAAAGCTTCAGGATGCTGCTAAGACAATACCGGTATTTTATTCGCAAAATATGTCGCTGGGGGTATTTCTCATGGTAATGCTTTCTCAAAAGCTGGCCAGGGTCTTATCCGATTTCGACGTGGAGATAGTTGAAAGACATCACAATCAAAAGATAGACGCTCCCAGCGGAACGGCCATTATGCTGGCTGAGGCCATACAGGAAGTTAGAAGTGGGGCTGAATTCGTCTACAGCAGGGTAGACAAGAGGAAAAAGAGGGATAAAAACGAAATAGGCATTCATTCCATCAGGGCCGGAAACCTGGTGGGAGAACACCGAGTGATTTTTGGGGGCGAGGATGAAACTATCGAAATTAGTCATCTGGTAACTTCAAGAAAAGTTTTGGCAGCCGGTGCGCTTAAGGCCGCCAAGTTTATAGTGGAAAAGGCGCCAGGGTACTATACGATGAAGGACCTCGTGGACAGTCTGAGCTGCTAA
- a CDS encoding zinc ribbon domain-containing protein, which translates to MFFFGIFGIQDKEKHVRDFDATVCPSCGRLSRAELIEVFTYFHFFFIPIFQWNRRYFVKFRCCPAIFSVNKEYAEELKRGADLDVSRLHKVFGHGSYCPECGSYVDPSFNFCPYCGRRIS; encoded by the coding sequence ATGTTTTTTTTCGGTATTTTCGGAATTCAGGATAAGGAAAAACACGTAAGAGATTTCGACGCAACGGTATGTCCGTCTTGCGGCAGGCTTTCACGGGCCGAACTAATAGAAGTGTTCACTTATTTCCACTTTTTCTTTATTCCCATTTTCCAGTGGAACAGGAGGTACTTTGTGAAATTCCGGTGCTGTCCAGCAATTTTTTCGGTGAATAAGGAATACGCCGAAGAACTAAAAAGAGGGGCCGACCTTGATGTTTCAAGGCTCCACAAAGTATTCGGCCACGGAAGCTACTGTCCGGAATGTGGAAGTTACGTCGACCCCTCATTCAATTTTTGTCCTTATTGCGGAAGAAGGATAAGTTAG
- the hydE gene encoding [FeFe] hydrogenase H-cluster radical SAM maturase HydE — protein MKVKEILEKAYHERNLVKDEIKLLLMAEGEDRDLLLETADRVRKERVGDEVFLRGLIEFSSYCKNDCFYCGLRRSNQNAQRYRMQEDEIVEVAKRAYQMGYHTVVLQSGEDMYYTKDMLCSIIKKIKMVADVAITLSIGERSYDEYKAFKDAGADRFLMRFETSNKKLYRKYHPGMSFEKRIDCLKWIKSLGFELGTGFLIGLPEQTLDDLVQDIILVKELDADMIGIGPFIPHPQTPLKDAKEGSVDLTLKSIAILRLLIPDSNIPATTALGTLDPYGRQKGLKSGANIVMPNVNSLEYKLKYELYPGKICINEDATKCRGCIESIIVSLGRKVGQGKGQSRHYKKDSAMI, from the coding sequence ATGAAAGTAAAAGAAATTTTAGAAAAGGCATATCATGAAAGAAATCTCGTAAAGGATGAGATAAAACTTTTGCTGATGGCAGAAGGCGAGGATAGAGATCTTCTTTTAGAAACGGCAGATAGGGTAAGGAAGGAGCGTGTTGGGGACGAGGTTTTTTTGAGAGGACTTATAGAATTTTCGAGTTATTGCAAAAACGATTGTTTTTACTGTGGACTGAGGCGAAGCAACCAGAATGCTCAGAGGTACAGAATGCAGGAAGATGAAATAGTAGAAGTTGCAAAAAGAGCATACCAAATGGGGTATCACACTGTGGTGCTGCAGTCTGGCGAGGACATGTATTACACAAAAGACATGTTGTGCTCAATAATTAAAAAGATAAAAATGGTAGCTGACGTTGCTATAACACTTTCGATTGGTGAAAGGTCGTACGATGAGTACAAGGCGTTTAAAGATGCAGGGGCGGACAGGTTTTTGATGAGGTTTGAAACTTCAAATAAAAAGCTATATAGAAAGTATCATCCGGGCATGAGCTTTGAAAAAAGGATAGACTGCCTTAAATGGATAAAAAGCCTTGGATTTGAACTTGGGACGGGTTTCTTGATAGGCCTTCCAGAACAGACGTTGGACGACTTGGTCCAGGACATAATTCTAGTAAAGGAATTGGATGCAGATATGATAGGTATTGGGCCTTTCATTCCTCATCCACAAACTCCATTAAAAGATGCAAAAGAGGGTTCAGTTGATTTGACACTCAAGAGCATTGCTATTTTGAGGCTTTTGATTCCGGATTCTAATATACCGGCGACAACTGCACTTGGTACCTTGGACCCCTATGGGAGACAAAAAGGGCTAAAAAGTGGTGCGAATATTGTAATGCCAAACGTCAACAGCCTTGAGTACAAACTCAAGTATGAGCTGTATCCGGGCAAGATTTGCATAAATGAGGATGCGACAAAGTGCAGAGGTTGCATTGAGTCAATCATTGTTTCGCTGGGAAGAAAAGTGGGGCAAGGGAAGGGGCAGAGCAGGCACTATAAAAAGGATTCTGCTATGATTTAA
- a CDS encoding DNA internalization-related competence protein ComEC/Rec2, with the protein MYRPFLFAFLFFASGIAAGEYIRTLWPFIILLISGFSLYFVVRDLRKSVLLGIIIFALGALYHIFYSARMEGTIADYAGSYRTIIGTVVTPPEVEDTKVTYEVRTLHVLQDERYVKAPGKIRVTIPRKDSIKLLNYGDVAEFSGNLRLPRNYDNPGGFNYMAYLSQKGITATMFSREMKYLGKGNVNLLVESALNFRERIQNLYRRVLPNRLASLLSGIVLGLKGDIPDDVLEAFGNGGVLHILTASGYNVGIIYAGAGWILNFFKLSRTASFIAGSLAVLFYSLMAGMAPPVLRAAIMLEVVMLGRLIGRKSDPLNSLSFAGFLLLLINSFNLFSASFQLSFAATAGIVLFFKPVQRFFYKVPAFFRDSLAVLVSAQLLLFPFLMYYFHKISLAGFLLNFIIVPLAGAALIGGFLGGLVNFIPFLAVPIVKVTGVMIFLIDRITTFASKLPYAAFSVPSLGPLAGLAYFTVLYAVFAPVEALRIKKRYKYVAVGLCLLIVLASLISTSSGFEVTFLDVGQGDCIFIKTEDGKTMLIDGGGMPLYYKGSFDIGKDVVLPYLYNKGVRKLDAVVFTHFDSDHAGGLISIIEEMDIEVIIVGHADGSEIYQKMVEIAKRRKIPIFMVSRGDAFRIGEAAFYVLNPAKRHLFDDDNDNSVVLKMMYKGLSFLFTGDLGFEGEKDLIDECDIRSDVLKIAHHGSATSTSEEFLKKVAPKIAVISVGENNSFGHPSSRVLELLEENKIKVFRTDVHGAISFKIKGSSVEIFTSKKQFKRYKVRR; encoded by the coding sequence ATGTACCGCCCCTTTTTATTTGCCTTTTTATTTTTTGCATCGGGAATTGCTGCTGGAGAATACATAAGAACTTTATGGCCTTTTATAATCTTGCTTATATCCGGATTTAGTCTTTATTTTGTTGTAAGAGACTTACGGAAATCAGTTCTCCTTGGAATTATAATATTTGCTCTAGGGGCTTTATACCATATTTTCTACTCTGCCAGGATGGAAGGCACCATTGCAGACTATGCGGGAAGCTATAGGACCATAATAGGCACTGTGGTAACGCCGCCGGAAGTAGAAGATACAAAAGTAACTTATGAAGTAAGGACGTTACATGTTTTGCAAGACGAAAGATACGTTAAAGCTCCAGGCAAAATTAGAGTTACAATTCCTCGTAAAGATTCAATAAAGCTGCTGAATTACGGCGATGTGGCGGAATTTTCCGGGAACCTCAGGCTGCCCCGAAATTACGATAATCCCGGCGGGTTCAACTACATGGCATACCTTTCGCAAAAAGGCATAACAGCGACCATGTTTTCCCGGGAAATGAAGTATTTGGGCAAGGGTAACGTAAACCTGCTGGTAGAATCCGCATTAAATTTCAGGGAAAGGATACAAAACTTATATCGTCGGGTGCTTCCAAATAGGCTGGCATCCCTGCTTTCAGGGATAGTGCTGGGGCTTAAGGGGGATATTCCGGACGATGTTTTGGAAGCTTTCGGTAACGGAGGGGTCTTACATATTTTAACGGCTTCGGGATATAATGTCGGCATAATCTACGCTGGTGCGGGATGGATACTGAATTTTTTTAAGCTTTCCCGGACTGCAAGTTTTATTGCTGGCAGCTTAGCAGTCCTTTTTTATTCGCTGATGGCAGGAATGGCGCCACCGGTTTTGAGGGCTGCCATAATGCTGGAAGTAGTGATGCTTGGAAGGCTGATTGGAAGAAAAAGCGATCCGCTAAATAGCCTGAGCTTTGCAGGTTTTTTATTACTTTTGATAAACAGCTTTAATCTTTTCTCAGCCAGCTTTCAGCTTTCTTTTGCTGCTACTGCTGGTATAGTGCTATTTTTTAAGCCCGTACAGCGATTTTTTTATAAAGTTCCTGCCTTTTTCCGCGACTCCCTGGCGGTCCTAGTATCAGCACAATTGCTGCTTTTCCCATTCCTTATGTATTATTTTCACAAAATATCCCTGGCAGGTTTTTTACTGAACTTCATTATAGTGCCACTGGCCGGAGCAGCACTCATTGGGGGATTTTTAGGAGGCCTTGTAAATTTTATACCCTTCCTCGCTGTGCCGATTGTAAAAGTTACCGGAGTAATGATATTTTTGATAGATCGGATAACGACTTTTGCATCAAAGCTGCCTTATGCCGCTTTTTCGGTCCCTTCTTTGGGACCTCTTGCAGGTTTGGCCTATTTTACTGTGCTTTACGCAGTTTTTGCACCGGTGGAAGCTTTAAGGATTAAAAAAAGGTATAAATATGTTGCGGTAGGTCTCTGCTTGTTAATTGTATTGGCAAGTTTGATTTCGACAAGTTCAGGATTTGAAGTGACTTTTTTGGACGTCGGCCAGGGAGACTGCATTTTCATAAAAACGGAAGATGGCAAAACAATGCTTATTGACGGAGGAGGAATGCCCCTTTACTATAAGGGCAGTTTTGATATAGGGAAGGACGTGGTTTTGCCTTATCTTTATAATAAAGGGGTTCGAAAACTGGATGCGGTAGTTTTTACCCACTTTGATTCGGATCACGCAGGAGGATTAATATCTATAATTGAAGAAATGGATATAGAAGTTATAATTGTCGGCCATGCAGATGGTTCGGAGATTTACCAGAAGATGGTGGAGATCGCGAAGAGAAGGAAAATACCGATATTCATGGTTTCAAGGGGAGATGCTTTCCGAATAGGTGAAGCGGCGTTTTATGTTTTAAACCCGGCAAAGCGTCACCTTTTTGATGACGATAACGACAATTCGGTAGTTCTAAAAATGATGTATAAAGGACTGAGTTTTCTTTTTACTGGAGACTTGGGTTTTGAAGGAGAAAAGGATTTGATTGACGAGTGCGATATAAGATCAGACGTGCTAAAAATTGCTCACCATGGGAGTGCTACTTCAACTTCTGAAGAATTTTTAAAAAAAGTAGCCCCTAAAATTGCGGTAATTTCAGTCGGGGAAAATAATAGTTTCGGACATCCATCATCCAGAGTTTTGGAACTTTTAGAAGAAAATAAAATCAAAGTTTTTAGAACAGACGTTCACGGGGCAATAAGCTTTAAAATCAAGGGAAGTAGCGTTGAAATTTTTACAAGCAAAAAGCAGTTTAAAAGATATAAAGTGAGGAGATAG
- a CDS encoding sugar phosphate isomerase/epimerase family protein codes for MVQYGIFAWFGYEIPIDIRLRLISEAGFDCVMLWWGDEFYDIDGEKTKHPDIARKYGLEIANAHAPYQYANYLWDDGINGEAYENVLLDCIRTCALCEIPILVIHPSEGHLPQFPAGNTGIQRLLRLLDEASRLGIRLALENVERPDYLEYVFCNIYSEYLGFCYDSGHDFLVSGGFSMLKKYAGRLLALHLHDNEGKEDQHLVPGEGRINWEDLRLGLNMAGFSGPLTLECFAPWDGDIEKIRRESPEEYLGRALKAAKKFFERSSVHSIESTGF; via the coding sequence ATGGTGCAATACGGCATATTTGCGTGGTTCGGGTACGAAATCCCCATAGATATTCGGCTTCGACTCATATCTGAGGCAGGTTTTGATTGCGTAATGCTGTGGTGGGGCGATGAATTTTACGACATCGATGGAGAAAAGACAAAGCATCCGGATATAGCACGTAAGTATGGACTTGAAATAGCCAATGCCCATGCACCTTACCAATATGCCAATTATCTTTGGGACGATGGAATAAACGGAGAAGCTTATGAAAATGTGCTTTTAGATTGCATAAGGACTTGTGCTCTTTGCGAGATACCCATTCTAGTCATTCATCCTTCGGAAGGACATTTACCACAATTTCCTGCAGGAAACACCGGAATTCAAAGACTCTTAAGGCTTTTGGACGAAGCTTCCCGGCTTGGGATAAGACTCGCGCTTGAAAATGTGGAAAGGCCCGATTACCTTGAATACGTTTTTTGCAATATATACTCAGAGTATCTTGGATTTTGTTATGACAGCGGTCATGATTTTTTAGTATCCGGTGGGTTTTCAATGCTTAAAAAGTACGCCGGCCGGCTTTTGGCGCTACACCTCCACGATAATGAGGGGAAGGAAGACCAGCACCTGGTGCCGGGTGAAGGCAGAATCAATTGGGAAGACTTAAGACTTGGTCTGAATATGGCAGGTTTCAGCGGACCGCTTACGCTGGAATGTTTTGCGCCGTGGGATGGCGATATAGAAAAAATACGCCGAGAATCTCCAGAAGAGTACCTTGGTCGTGCTCTTAAAGCGGCAAAAAAGTTTTTTGAGCGCTCAAGCGTTCACTCAATAGAGAGTACAGGCTTTTAA
- the holA gene encoding DNA polymerase III subunit delta: MGELYLFYGQEKLLIMEAIEKIKNKYVPEAYEAMDFQRLDGEEITYDEIINISRVVPMLSEKRVVAVLNAVFLEEGRKITSKSESSENRFIEFLENIPPYLCLIFSAEKVDRRKKIVKVIQQKGFVKEFAPLSFKDKVRWIESRSLKYGKPMEPSAAFFMAQFTFDLYHVDEEIKKAAAYVLEKSKIDKKDLELIMSGSTEANIFGLIDSIAEGKVSHAVNILNDLMYAGEKSVVILYMISKYFMNLFAVKVNEGKTFNELQKDLNLHPYALKKMILQAKNFKVQQIKEILSLCQKFDLDLKRGRIEEKRGLEELILRISRVVKK; the protein is encoded by the coding sequence ATGGGCGAACTTTACTTGTTTTACGGTCAGGAAAAATTACTCATTATGGAAGCTATCGAAAAGATAAAAAATAAATATGTTCCTGAAGCGTATGAGGCGATGGATTTTCAAAGGCTTGATGGGGAAGAAATCACTTACGATGAGATTATAAATATATCGAGGGTAGTGCCGATGCTTTCCGAAAAGAGGGTTGTGGCGGTTTTGAATGCCGTATTTCTCGAAGAAGGAAGAAAAATTACTTCAAAGAGTGAAAGTTCGGAAAACCGCTTTATAGAATTTCTAGAAAATATTCCCCCATACCTGTGCCTTATTTTTTCTGCCGAAAAAGTCGACCGGAGGAAAAAAATAGTCAAGGTCATTCAGCAAAAAGGATTTGTTAAGGAATTTGCTCCTTTGAGTTTTAAAGATAAGGTTCGCTGGATTGAGTCCCGTTCTTTAAAGTACGGAAAACCCATGGAACCTTCTGCTGCTTTTTTCATGGCGCAGTTTACCTTTGACCTTTACCACGTAGATGAGGAAATAAAAAAGGCTGCTGCCTACGTCCTTGAAAAAAGCAAGATCGACAAAAAGGACCTGGAACTTATTATGTCCGGGTCTACGGAGGCAAATATTTTCGGGTTAATAGATTCAATAGCGGAGGGAAAAGTTTCCCATGCTGTTAATATCTTAAACGACCTCATGTATGCAGGAGAAAAATCGGTGGTCATACTCTACATGATATCAAAGTACTTTATGAACCTTTTTGCAGTAAAAGTAAATGAAGGGAAGACCTTTAACGAGCTGCAGAAAGATTTAAATCTCCATCCTTACGCCTTAAAAAAGATGATATTGCAGGCAAAAAATTTTAAGGTTCAGCAGATTAAGGAAATATTGTCGCTTTGCCAAAAGTTCGATCTGGATCTGAAAAGAGGCCGAATAGAAGAAAAAAGGGGACTTGAGGAATTGATTTTGAGAATATCAAGGGTGGTGAAAAAATAA
- the rpsT gene encoding 30S ribosomal protein S20, whose translation MPNTASAKKKLRQAKKRTLRNRLVKAKVKAAIKKFNEALQSQNVENIKTALIGAVKALDKAAAKGVIHKNSAARKKSRLYKKLKQLSIAV comes from the coding sequence GTGCCAAATACAGCATCTGCAAAAAAGAAACTGCGCCAGGCTAAAAAGAGGACGCTCCGCAATAGACTCGTCAAAGCCAAAGTAAAGGCAGCCATTAAAAAATTCAATGAAGCTCTGCAATCCCAAAATGTCGAAAATATTAAGACCGCCCTCATAGGTGCCGTAAAAGCTCTTGACAAAGCAGCAGCAAAAGGCGTTATCCATAAAAATTCGGCAGCCCGTAAAAAATCCAGGTTATACAAAAAGCTAAAACAGCTCAGCATTGCTGTTTAA
- a CDS encoding phage holin family protein: protein MVGMIIRFIVSALVLMLVSFLIPGFQVAGFTGALIAAIVIAILGFIVESLLGEKISPQNRGIVGFITAAVVIYFAQFLVPAMRVTWWGALLASLVIGIVDAFVPTELR, encoded by the coding sequence ATGGTAGGAATGATAATCAGGTTTATCGTGTCGGCTTTAGTTTTGATGCTGGTTAGTTTTTTGATACCGGGATTTCAGGTAGCAGGTTTTACAGGAGCCTTGATCGCGGCCATTGTTATAGCCATACTGGGCTTTATCGTTGAAAGTTTGCTGGGAGAAAAGATTTCTCCTCAAAATCGAGGAATCGTAGGCTTTATAACAGCTGCTGTTGTTATTTACTTTGCCCAGTTTCTAGTGCCGGCGATGAGGGTCACGTGGTGGGGTGCGCTTTTAGCATCGCTTGTTATAGGGATAGTAGACGCCTTCGTGCCCACCGAACTGAGGTAG
- the gpr gene encoding GPR endopeptidase translates to MNIRTDLAIEAREMTGKEEIPGVVVETEKSRDITISRVRIENEEGEKALGKPKGYYVTLEVPRLREKDPELTEEVSKKLAEELKVMINLPVDSIVLVIGLGNWNVTPDSLGPKVVEKLLVTKHLLEFMPEKFNTKKGIRPVCALAPGVLGITGIETGEIIKGVVERIKPDFVIVIDALAARSIERISTTIQISNSGIQPGSGVGNRRMGISRESIGVPVVAIGVPTVVDAATVASDALDMMISEFERQAKPGSEFYKMLKTLNIGEKYQLIREVLYPFVGELVVTPKEIDSLIENTSRTLSGGLNLALHPGISYEEVSTFLQ, encoded by the coding sequence ATAAACATAAGAACTGACCTGGCTATAGAAGCCCGGGAGATGACCGGAAAGGAGGAAATCCCGGGTGTCGTTGTAGAAACGGAAAAATCAAGGGATATTACAATAAGTAGAGTAAGAATAGAAAATGAAGAAGGAGAAAAGGCTTTAGGAAAACCTAAAGGTTATTACGTCACCCTAGAGGTGCCCCGGCTCAGGGAAAAAGATCCGGAATTGACTGAAGAAGTGAGCAAAAAATTGGCAGAAGAATTAAAGGTCATGATAAATTTGCCGGTGGATTCCATTGTACTTGTGATAGGCTTGGGCAACTGGAACGTCACTCCAGACTCGCTCGGACCCAAGGTGGTTGAAAAGTTGCTGGTTACCAAGCACTTGTTAGAGTTCATGCCGGAAAAATTTAATACAAAAAAAGGCATAAGGCCAGTTTGTGCCTTGGCTCCGGGAGTTCTGGGCATAACTGGGATAGAAACTGGAGAGATAATAAAAGGCGTGGTGGAAAGGATAAAACCGGACTTCGTTATAGTCATAGATGCTTTGGCTGCAAGAAGTATTGAAAGAATAAGTACGACCATTCAGATTTCCAATTCTGGCATCCAGCCGGGCTCAGGGGTAGGCAATAGGCGAATGGGGATCAGCAGGGAAAGCATAGGAGTGCCGGTTGTAGCTATAGGAGTTCCGACAGTAGTTGATGCAGCTACGGTGGCAAGCGATGCATTGGATATGATGATTTCAGAATTTGAGCGTCAGGCCAAGCCAGGTTCGGAATTTTACAAAATGTTGAAAACCCTTAATATAGGTGAAAAATACCAGTTGATAAGAGAGGTCCTCTATCCTTTTGTAGGCGAACTGGTGGTAACTCCAAAGGAAATAGATTCGCTCATTGAAAATACTTCTAGGACATTGTCTGGAGGTCTAAATCTTGCCCTACATCCTGGCATATCCTACGAAGAGGTCAGCACATTTTTGCAATGA
- the spoIIP gene encoding stage II sporulation protein P, translating to MLKVRIIKIRKMILCVITFFLLLAATSGFAFIKKSVTVIGSMEKRKGLEIVDNLDSMFFQKIFLLTIPAARASMPQPKEFFFGFKEALFKFPQYKMNFDVFEPKNYLALQIPLMDVMEIEPATTPGIELPSETVENEHNPPEGPPPAPPEEEDIEIERITPAAGKPIVLIYHTHTTESYMPSTAYNYQPRDQAFHTNDLRFTVVRVGEVLSSELNKLGVTVLHDKTVHDVPTYMYSYSNSLKTLEKVLKENPSIQVVLDIHRDAPVSDPQKAREMTTVKIENKYYSRIMFVVGTDKTFPHPHWKENYKFALLLQKKLEELYPGITREIDLRQERFNQHVSKKALLVEIGSHGNTMEESMESARVLAKALSEVLKDLNKP from the coding sequence TTGCTAAAAGTCAGGATAATAAAGATAAGGAAGATGATATTATGCGTAATTACCTTTTTTCTTTTGCTTGCTGCCACTTCCGGTTTTGCGTTTATCAAAAAATCTGTAACTGTTATAGGAAGCATGGAAAAAAGGAAAGGGTTAGAGATAGTAGATAACCTTGATTCTATGTTTTTCCAAAAAATATTTTTGTTGACAATTCCTGCTGCACGAGCCTCAATGCCACAACCGAAAGAGTTCTTTTTTGGTTTTAAAGAAGCTCTTTTTAAATTTCCCCAGTATAAAATGAATTTTGATGTATTTGAACCGAAAAACTATCTAGCTTTGCAGATACCTCTCATGGACGTTATGGAAATTGAACCAGCCACAACGCCGGGAATTGAACTACCGTCCGAAACAGTTGAAAATGAACATAACCCCCCCGAAGGCCCTCCACCTGCACCTCCAGAGGAAGAAGATATAGAAATTGAAAGGATAACACCGGCAGCCGGGAAACCCATCGTGCTGATTTACCACACTCACACTACCGAATCCTACATGCCGTCCACGGCGTATAATTATCAACCGCGGGATCAGGCGTTTCATACTAACGACCTCAGATTCACCGTGGTCCGGGTGGGCGAAGTGCTGTCCTCTGAGTTGAATAAACTGGGCGTAACGGTTTTGCACGACAAAACGGTGCATGACGTGCCAACGTACATGTATTCCTATTCAAATTCCCTGAAGACTTTGGAAAAGGTTTTGAAGGAGAATCCGTCCATCCAGGTGGTGCTAGATATTCACAGGGACGCGCCGGTTTCTGATCCGCAGAAGGCAAGAGAAATGACTACTGTAAAAATCGAGAATAAGTACTATTCTAGAATAATGTTTGTAGTGGGCACCGACAAGACTTTTCCCCATCCTCACTGGAAAGAGAATTATAAGTTTGCCCTTTTGCTACAAAAAAAATTGGAAGAACTTTATCCAGGTATAACAAGAGAAATTGATCTCAGGCAGGAACGATTTAACCAGCACGTTTCTAAAAAAGCCCTTTTGGTGGAAATAGGAAGTCACGGCAACACCATGGAAGAATCCATGGAATCGGCGCGGGTGCTGGCGAAAGCCTTGTCGGAGGTCCTTAAAGATTTGAACAAACCGTAG